A single window of Methylocella tundrae DNA harbors:
- a CDS encoding PTS sugar transporter subunit IIA yields MIGMVLVTHGHLATAFRAALEHVVGPQKQIETISIGPDDDIEQRRKDIVAAVEHVDSGFGVVVLTDMFGGTPSNLAISVMNGSQVEVVAGINLPMLIKLASVRDTSSLEQAVIQAQDAGRKYIYVASRVLSGK; encoded by the coding sequence ATGATTGGGATGGTTCTCGTCACCCACGGCCACCTCGCCACGGCTTTTCGTGCGGCCCTGGAGCATGTCGTTGGTCCTCAAAAGCAGATCGAAACAATTTCGATCGGTCCCGATGATGATATCGAACAGCGACGCAAGGACATCGTCGCCGCGGTGGAACATGTCGATAGCGGTTTTGGCGTCGTCGTCCTGACGGATATGTTCGGCGGAACGCCGTCGAACCTTGCAATCTCGGTGATGAATGGATCGCAGGTCGAGGTCGTCGCCGGGATCAATCTCCCCATGCTGATCAAGCTCGCTTCCGTCCGCGACACGTCGAGCCTCGAACAGGCCGTCATTCAGGCGCAGGATGCGGGCCGCAAATACATCTATGTCGCCAGCCGCGTGCTGAGTGGGAAATGA
- a CDS encoding stimulus-sensing domain-containing protein — MSLEAQQDLNFERTRVAAQRAKRMRRSFSARLRGLLRSLSSRFSSSLTRRIVVLNLGGLVALLVGFLYLNQFREGLIDARVQSLQTQAEIIAAAVAASATVDTDSITIDPEKLLQLAPGESYGLADDSTPSLQFSINPERVGPVLRRLASPTRTRARIYDRDGYLLLDSRSLTSRSNILRFDLPPASPGDKISLIERLWSKLTSMLWRSDLPLYEENGVDNGRNYPEVIHALGGGVQSIVRVNVKGETIVSIAAPIQRFRVVRGALLLSTEGGDIDKIIASERWAIVRVFLVSVIIMFLLSLFIAGTIAEPIRHLAEAAERVRRGTKLRREIPDFTDRSDEIGHLSGALRDMTKALYNRIDAIESFAADVAHELKNPLTSLRSAVETLPNAKKPESQQRLLAVIEHDVRRLDRLISDISDASRLDAELARADMDQVDLELILKTVTAISNEIKAEPSVQVSLTIARLYHDGNHRLEFSVLGHDSRLGQVFNNLIDNARSFSNPGGWVRVHMRPAKDCTDDGYWRDGFEITVDDDGPGIPADAFDRIFDRFYTDRPNQGFGQNSGLGLSISRQIIEAHGGRISARNRLGAMTEDEEAPVLGARLTIWLPKG; from the coding sequence ATGAGCCTCGAGGCGCAACAGGACTTAAACTTCGAGCGAACGCGCGTCGCCGCGCAGCGCGCCAAGCGCATGCGCCGCAGCTTTTCCGCGCGGCTGCGCGGGCTGCTGCGCAGCTTGAGCTCGCGTTTTTCCTCGTCGCTGACGCGTCGCATCGTCGTCCTCAATCTCGGCGGCCTCGTCGCCCTGCTCGTGGGATTTCTCTATCTCAACCAGTTTCGCGAGGGCCTCATCGACGCCCGCGTGCAGAGCTTGCAGACGCAGGCCGAAATCATCGCGGCGGCGGTCGCGGCCTCGGCGACGGTCGATACCGATTCGATCACGATCGACCCGGAAAAGCTTCTCCAGCTGGCGCCGGGAGAAAGCTACGGGCTCGCCGACGACAGCACGCCTTCTCTCCAATTTTCGATCAATCCCGAACGCGTCGGGCCCGTGCTGCGCCGCCTCGCCTCGCCAACGCGAACGCGCGCGCGCATCTATGATCGGGACGGCTATCTGCTGCTCGATTCGCGCTCGCTGACCAGCCGCTCGAATATTCTTCGCTTTGATCTGCCGCCTGCCTCCCCTGGCGACAAAATTTCGCTCATCGAGCGGCTGTGGAGCAAACTGACCAGCATGCTCTGGCGCTCCGACCTGCCGCTCTACGAAGAAAACGGCGTCGACAACGGCAGGAACTATCCCGAAGTCATTCACGCCCTCGGCGGCGGCGTCCAGTCGATCGTCCGGGTCAATGTCAAGGGCGAGACGATCGTCTCCATCGCCGCGCCCATCCAGCGCTTTCGCGTGGTGCGCGGCGCGCTCCTGTTGTCGACGGAAGGCGGCGACATCGACAAGATCATCGCCTCCGAGCGCTGGGCGATCGTGCGCGTCTTCCTCGTCTCAGTGATCATCATGTTTCTCCTTTCGCTGTTCATCGCCGGCACCATCGCGGAGCCGATCCGGCATCTTGCCGAAGCGGCGGAACGGGTCAGGCGCGGCACGAAATTGCGCCGGGAAATCCCGGATTTCACCGATCGCTCGGATGAAATCGGCCATCTGTCCGGCGCCCTGCGCGACATGACCAAAGCGCTTTACAACCGCATCGACGCGATCGAAAGTTTTGCCGCCGATGTCGCGCATGAACTGAAAAATCCGTTGACATCCCTGCGCAGCGCCGTCGAAACCTTGCCGAACGCGAAGAAGCCTGAGTCCCAGCAGCGTCTGCTCGCCGTGATCGAGCACGACGTCCGGCGCCTCGATCGGCTGATCAGCGACATATCCGACGCCTCGCGCCTCGACGCGGAGCTAGCCCGCGCCGACATGGACCAGGTCGATCTCGAACTGATCCTCAAAACGGTCACAGCGATCAGCAACGAGATCAAAGCCGAACCGTCCGTCCAGGTCAGCCTGACGATCGCGCGTCTATATCATGACGGGAACCATAGGCTGGAGTTCAGCGTGCTCGGCCATGATTCGCGGCTTGGTCAGGTCTTCAACAATCTGATCGACAATGCGCGCTCCTTTTCGAACCCGGGCGGATGGGTGCGCGTTCACATGCGCCCGGCCAAGGATTGCACGGACGATGGCTATTGGCGCGACGGATTTGAGATCACCGTCGATGATGATGGTCCAGGCATTCCGGCCGACGCCTTCGACCGCATTTTTGATCGATTCTACACTGACCGGCCCAATCAGGGATTTGGCCAGAACTCGGGGCTTGGCCTATCGATCTCCCGTCAGATCATCGAAGCGCATGGCGGCCGGATCTCCGCGCGCAACCGGCTTGGCGCGATGACCGAAGATGAAGAAGCGCCCGTGCTCGGCGCACGCCTGACGATCTGGCTGCCGAAAGGCTGA
- the recO gene encoding DNA repair protein RecO — protein MEWRDESLIIGLKKYGETSVIVEAMTRAHGRHLGLVKGGRSRKMQAFLQPGNSADLVWRARLDEHLGFFAVEPTRLRTARLMASAEALHAIGLIGALLRLLAERDPHPDLYDAATFIADHIDDEELPALIVRLEVDILTETGFGLDLSRCAATGDTRDLVYVSPKSGRAVSSGAGEPYRGRLLPLPPFLRQGGDPYEANGPSPGDIRDGFRLTEFFLIRDVFGPRGLGLPEARSAYLAELAKRADWAQ, from the coding sequence ATGGAATGGCGTGATGAGAGCCTCATCATCGGGTTGAAGAAATATGGCGAGACGAGCGTTATCGTCGAGGCGATGACGCGCGCGCATGGCCGCCATCTTGGTCTCGTCAAGGGCGGTAGATCCCGGAAAATGCAAGCCTTTCTGCAGCCAGGCAATAGCGCAGACCTCGTCTGGCGCGCCCGGCTCGACGAGCATTTAGGCTTCTTCGCCGTTGAGCCGACACGGTTGCGCACAGCACGCCTGATGGCGAGCGCGGAGGCGCTGCACGCCATCGGCCTTATCGGGGCCCTGCTACGGCTGCTGGCCGAGCGCGACCCCCATCCAGACCTTTATGACGCGGCGACGTTCATCGCCGATCATATCGATGACGAGGAGCTTCCAGCTCTGATCGTGCGGCTCGAAGTCGATATTCTGACCGAGACCGGGTTCGGGCTCGACCTTTCCCGCTGCGCGGCGACGGGCGACACGCGTGATCTCGTCTATGTGTCGCCGAAATCGGGCCGGGCGGTCTCATCGGGAGCGGGGGAGCCCTATCGCGGCCGGCTCCTGCCACTGCCGCCCTTTTTGCGCCAGGGCGGCGATCCGTACGAAGCAAACGGCCCGAGCCCCGGCGATATTCGCGACGGCTTCAGGCTCACCGAATTTTTTCTTATTCGCGATGTTTTCGGGCCGCGCGGCCTCGGCCTGCCGGAAGCGCGATCCGCCTATCTCGCCGAACTCGCCAAGCGCGCCGACTGGGCCCAATAA
- a CDS encoding response regulator transcription factor → MPMIALVDDDRNILTSVSIALEGEGYRVQTYTDGSTALDGLKSDPPDLAIFDIKMPRMDGMELLRRLRQKSDLPVIFLTSKDEEIDELFGLKMGADDFIRKPFSQRLLVERVKAILRRANPKDAASQKEADAKILERGLLKMDPERHACTWKDDAVTLTVTEFLILQALATRPGVVKSRNALMDAAYDDQVYVDDRTIDSHIKRLRKKFKAVDDEFEMIETLYGVGYRFKE, encoded by the coding sequence ATGCCTATGATTGCCCTGGTCGATGATGACCGCAATATTCTCACCTCCGTTTCGATCGCTCTCGAGGGCGAAGGCTATCGGGTGCAGACATATACGGACGGCTCGACCGCGCTTGACGGCCTCAAGAGCGATCCGCCGGATCTCGCCATTTTCGACATCAAAATGCCGCGTATGGACGGGATGGAGCTGCTGCGCAGGTTGCGGCAGAAATCCGATCTGCCGGTGATTTTCCTCACCTCCAAGGATGAGGAGATCGATGAATTGTTCGGCCTCAAGATGGGCGCCGACGATTTCATCCGCAAACCATTTTCGCAGCGCCTCCTCGTCGAGCGGGTGAAGGCGATTCTGCGCCGGGCCAATCCCAAGGACGCCGCGTCGCAGAAGGAAGCCGATGCGAAAATTCTTGAGCGCGGCCTTTTGAAAATGGATCCGGAGCGCCACGCCTGCACCTGGAAAGACGATGCGGTGACGCTCACCGTCACCGAGTTCTTGATCCTGCAGGCGCTTGCGACGCGGCCGGGCGTGGTCAAAAGCCGCAACGCCCTGATGGACGCCGCCTATGACGATCAGGTCTATGTCGACGATCGCACGATCGACAGCCACATCAAGCGTCTGCGCAAGAAATTCAAGGCTGTGGACGATGAGTTCGAGATGATCGAAACGCTGTACGGCGTCGGCTATCGCTTCAAAGAGTAG
- the rpmG gene encoding 50S ribosomal protein L33, whose protein sequence is MAKAAMLKIKLLSTADTGYFYVTKKNARTKTEKLTFKKYDPVVRKHVEFKETKIK, encoded by the coding sequence ATGGCCAAGGCCGCAATGCTCAAGATCAAGCTCCTGTCCACGGCGGACACGGGCTATTTCTACGTCACTAAAAAGAACGCGCGGACGAAGACCGAGAAGCTGACGTTCAAGAAATATGATCCCGTCGTGCGCAAGCACGTTGAGTTCAAGGAAACCAAGATCAAGTAG
- a CDS encoding HPr family phosphocarrier protein produces MMHNERDPADWEDCPACQAPDGALVRNLTIVNRKGLHARATAKFVRCVDGFKADVMVGRCGEMVGGTSIMGILTLGAGLGMTITVTATGAEAQKALDAIEALVADRFGEDE; encoded by the coding sequence ATGATGCATAACGAGCGCGACCCTGCCGATTGGGAGGACTGTCCCGCGTGTCAAGCGCCGGATGGAGCGCTTGTGCGCAACCTCACGATCGTCAACCGCAAAGGATTGCACGCACGGGCGACAGCGAAATTCGTGCGCTGCGTCGATGGCTTTAAGGCCGACGTCATGGTCGGACGCTGCGGAGAGATGGTCGGGGGGACCTCGATCATGGGCATTTTGACCCTCGGCGCGGGACTTGGCATGACGATCACGGTGACCGCGACCGGCGCCGAAGCGCAAAAGGCGCTTGACGCCATCGAGGCGCTTGTGGCCGACCGCTTCGGCGAGGACGAATGA
- a CDS encoding DUF983 domain-containing protein: MPTPALDAPAFAPQAAEQEKRDVWLSIRRGLAGHCPACGKGRIFGRYLKVNAVCPHCGEELHHHRADDAPPYATIFIVGHIIGTLMLLTEEFWPDAPIWLHAMIWPTLTAMLSLWFLPRVKGGLIAHQWALRMHGFETAASPRPPKPAA, encoded by the coding sequence ATGCCTACGCCCGCGCTAGACGCGCCGGCCTTTGCGCCGCAGGCTGCCGAGCAGGAAAAGCGCGACGTTTGGCTTTCCATTCGCCGCGGCTTGGCGGGGCATTGTCCGGCCTGCGGAAAAGGCAGGATTTTCGGGCGCTATCTCAAGGTCAACGCCGTTTGCCCGCATTGCGGCGAGGAGCTGCATCACCACCGCGCCGACGACGCTCCGCCTTATGCGACGATCTTTATCGTCGGCCACATCATCGGCACCCTGATGCTGCTGACAGAGGAATTCTGGCCGGACGCGCCGATTTGGCTGCACGCGATGATATGGCCAACGCTGACCGCCATGCTTTCGCTCTGGTTCCTGCCGCGCGTCAAGGGCGGCTTGATCGCGCATCAATGGGCTTTGCGCATGCACGGGTTCGAAACGGCCGCGTCGCCGCGCCCGCCGAAGCCGGCCGCCTAA
- a CDS encoding ligase-associated DNA damage response exonuclease: MASAYFLSLTPAGLYCPAGDFFVDPLRPVPRALITHAHSDHARAGHGAVLATRETLEIMAIRLGSAFAGSTQTVAYGDQLRLGAIDVSFHPAGHVLGSAQIRMADRTCVIVASGDYKREADPTCAPFEPLSCNVFITEATFGLPVFRRSKTKDEIEKLLASQSLFPERAHLVGAYALGKAQRIIALLRAAGYDRPIYLHGGVEKLTAFYQGRGIELGELRSVALSDRAKLAGEIVICPPGALQDLWSRKFPDPVAALASGWMRVRARARQRGVELPLVISDHADWDGLTQTIIETGCEKALVTHGEAEALVHWARGAGIEAEPLHLLGYGDEENEGQPATEESA; this comes from the coding sequence ATGGCGTCAGCTTATTTTCTCTCCCTGACGCCCGCTGGTCTTTATTGCCCGGCGGGCGATTTTTTTGTCGATCCGCTGCGGCCGGTCCCGCGCGCGCTCATCACACATGCGCACTCGGATCATGCCCGCGCCGGTCACGGCGCTGTTCTCGCAACGCGCGAAACGCTGGAGATCATGGCCATTCGGCTCGGCTCCGCTTTTGCCGGGTCGACGCAGACTGTCGCCTATGGCGACCAACTGCGGCTCGGCGCGATCGATGTCAGTTTTCATCCGGCGGGCCATGTCCTCGGCTCTGCGCAGATCCGAATGGCGGACAGGACGTGCGTCATCGTCGCTTCGGGAGATTACAAGCGCGAGGCCGACCCGACCTGCGCGCCATTCGAACCCTTATCCTGCAACGTCTTCATCACCGAGGCGACATTCGGCCTGCCGGTGTTCCGGCGCTCGAAGACGAAGGATGAGATCGAAAAGCTTCTTGCTTCACAAAGTCTTTTTCCCGAACGCGCGCATCTCGTCGGCGCCTATGCGCTCGGCAAGGCGCAGCGCATCATCGCCCTGCTGCGCGCGGCCGGCTATGACCGGCCGATCTATCTGCACGGCGGCGTCGAAAAACTGACGGCCTTTTATCAGGGGCGAGGGATCGAGCTTGGCGAATTGCGCAGTGTCGCTCTCAGCGATCGCGCGAAACTCGCGGGCGAAATCGTGATCTGTCCGCCGGGCGCCTTGCAGGACCTATGGTCCCGGAAATTTCCGGATCCGGTGGCGGCCCTCGCTTCTGGCTGGATGCGGGTGCGAGCACGGGCGCGCCAGCGGGGCGTTGAACTGCCTCTCGTCATTTCCGATCACGCCGACTGGGACGGCCTGACGCAGACCATCATCGAGACCGGCTGCGAAAAGGCGCTGGTGACGCATGGCGAGGCGGAAGCTCTCGTCCATTGGGCGCGCGGCGCCGGGATCGAGGCCGAGCCTTTGCATCTGCTCGGCTATGGCGACGAGGAAAACGAAGGTCAGCCCGCCACGGAGGAGAGCGCTTGA
- a CDS encoding cisplatin damage response ATP-dependent DNA ligase — translation MNAFAELLDRLAFEPSRLGKLRLMTEFFRHQPDPERGYALAALTGALSFQHAKPGLIRGLISERVDPVLFALSYDFVGDLSETVALLWPDRPDANRDAGDNGAPLLLSDVVRELGSGGKIGLASRLAAWLDALDETGRWALLKLITGSLRVGVSARLAKTAVAELGGKKPNEVEETWHSLRPPYLDLFAWMEGREDRPDPSDPAPFCPAMLAHAIEERDFDEIVPSDFIGEWKWDGIRVQAASGRDGDGRRAMRLFSRTGEDISAAFPDLTECLVQLPFEAFSLDGELLIVRDARVEPFGVLQQRLNRKTASVKLLAEFPAHIRAYDLLRQDGEDLRALTFTERRARLEAFAAAAGCSRLDLSPLVPFVSWEELAQARKNPAAFGAGQNAEAIEGLMLKRKDSIYVPGRPKGLWYKWKRDPFTVDAVLMYAQRGHGKRSSYYSDFTFGVWRDEPEGARLVPVGKAYFGFTDAELIELDRYVRNHTVNRFGPVREVAYGRAEGLVLEIAFEGLNRSSRHKSGVAMRFPRIARIRWDKPAREADRIEGLEALLR, via the coding sequence TTGAACGCTTTCGCCGAACTCCTCGACCGCCTCGCTTTCGAGCCATCGCGCCTCGGCAAATTGCGTTTGATGACGGAATTTTTCCGCCATCAGCCGGACCCGGAGCGCGGCTATGCGCTTGCGGCGCTCACCGGCGCGCTATCCTTTCAGCACGCCAAGCCCGGCCTTATTCGCGGCCTCATCAGCGAACGCGTCGATCCTGTCCTGTTTGCGCTTTCCTATGATTTCGTCGGCGATCTGTCGGAAACCGTCGCTCTGCTCTGGCCAGATCGCCCTGACGCAAATCGGGACGCCGGCGACAATGGCGCGCCTCTGCTGCTTTCGGATGTGGTGCGCGAACTCGGCTCCGGCGGCAAGATCGGTCTTGCAAGCCGGCTCGCAGCCTGGCTCGACGCGCTGGATGAGACCGGCCGCTGGGCGCTGTTGAAGCTGATCACCGGCTCGCTGCGCGTCGGCGTTTCCGCGCGGCTGGCGAAGACGGCGGTCGCTGAACTCGGCGGCAAGAAACCGAATGAAGTCGAAGAGACATGGCACAGCTTGAGGCCGCCTTACCTTGATCTCTTCGCCTGGATGGAGGGTCGCGAGGACCGGCCGGACCCTTCTGATCCCGCGCCCTTTTGTCCCGCCATGCTTGCTCATGCGATCGAAGAGAGGGATTTCGATGAAATTGTTCCGTCCGATTTCATCGGCGAATGGAAATGGGATGGAATCAGGGTTCAGGCGGCGAGCGGGCGCGACGGCGACGGACGCCGGGCGATGCGTCTGTTTTCGCGCACGGGCGAAGATATTTCCGCAGCCTTCCCGGACCTTACGGAATGTCTCGTGCAGCTTCCCTTCGAGGCTTTTTCGCTCGATGGCGAATTGCTCATCGTCAGGGACGCCCGCGTCGAGCCGTTTGGCGTGCTCCAGCAAAGGCTGAACCGCAAGACGGCTTCGGTCAAACTCCTTGCCGAGTTCCCAGCTCACATTCGCGCCTATGATCTGTTGCGGCAGGACGGCGAGGATTTGCGTGCGCTGACGTTCACCGAAAGGCGCGCCAGGCTCGAAGCCTTCGCCGCGGCGGCCGGTTGTTCCCGGCTTGATCTATCGCCGCTTGTTCCCTTCGTCTCCTGGGAGGAACTGGCGCAGGCGCGGAAAAATCCGGCGGCCTTCGGCGCCGGGCAAAACGCCGAGGCGATCGAAGGCTTGATGCTGAAGCGGAAGGATTCGATCTATGTGCCGGGGCGTCCGAAAGGCCTCTGGTACAAATGGAAGCGCGACCCCTTCACGGTCGACGCCGTGCTCATGTATGCGCAGCGCGGCCACGGCAAACGCTCATCCTATTATTCCGACTTCACCTTCGGCGTCTGGCGCGACGAGCCCGAAGGAGCCCGGCTGGTTCCCGTCGGCAAGGCTTACTTCGGTTTCACGGATGCGGAGTTGATCGAGCTCGACCGCTATGTCCGCAACCACACCGTCAATCGATTCGGTCCCGTGCGGGAGGTCGCCTACGGACGCGCCGAGGGGCTCGTCCTCGAGATCGCCTTTGAAGGGCTGAACCGCTCGAGCCGGCATAAATCGGGCGTTGCGATGCGCTTTCCGCGCATCGCCCGCATCCGCTGGGACAAGCCGGCGCGCGAAGCTGACCGGATCGAAGGGCTTGAAGCTTTGCTGCGGTAG
- a CDS encoding HPr kinase/phosphorylase codes for MPQLDVHASAVAIREAGVLIRGPSGSGKSRLALALIAGARGAGAFSRLIGDDRIALEARHGRLIARGHPKIRGQIEQRGAGILRLPYIDAAVIRVVADLAPADEAARYPEPASEDAEACPLNCEDWDFRGLGSVNVGGLWLPSLVLPACVGASDLALVILQRFRFGCESGSGPRQGGGETMMT; via the coding sequence ATGCCGCAACTCGATGTGCATGCAAGCGCGGTGGCGATCAGGGAGGCCGGCGTTCTCATTCGCGGGCCCTCCGGGTCCGGCAAGAGCCGGCTAGCTCTTGCCCTAATCGCGGGCGCGCGCGGCGCCGGCGCCTTTTCCCGCCTCATCGGGGATGACAGAATAGCGCTTGAAGCGCGCCACGGACGCCTGATCGCCCGCGGCCATCCAAAAATCCGCGGCCAGATCGAACAGCGCGGCGCCGGCATCTTGCGCCTGCCCTACATAGACGCAGCAGTCATCCGGGTCGTCGCCGACCTTGCACCCGCCGATGAAGCAGCGCGCTATCCAGAGCCGGCGAGCGAGGACGCGGAAGCCTGCCCGCTAAACTGCGAAGATTGGGATTTCCGAGGTCTGGGCTCCGTCAATGTCGGCGGCCTCTGGCTACCCTCTCTCGTGCTGCCGGCCTGCGTCGGGGCGAGCGACCTCGCTCTGGTGATCTTGCAGCGTTTTCGCTTCGGCTGCGAGTCTGGCTCCGGTCCGAGGCAAGGCGGCGGTGAAACAATGATGACATAG
- a CDS encoding MFS transporter: MLNRPERPDKGGGVASAQGPFGAIACAIATVSIVGVGLSLTMTLIAVRLGEQGYSARAIGFNTAVAGFATLISAGFIPDLARRIGLQRLLFAALLLCALCLAAMAATDNYWAWLALRGIFGVGLTVLFVLSEYWINAIAPPHRRGSVLGFYAASVALGFAAGPLILAAVGTAGPAAFIVAIGLFTAAAFPIILGSAAAPELTRQSSLPILSFLLVAPVATLAGLLHGAIETSSMGLLPVYALRSGLSPETGASFVTLFALGSVAFQFPVGYLADLMERGRLLVLIALISVLGAVVLAFSPPGSSTGFGALLLVWGGVVGSFYAVALGYLGSRYKGSELASANAAFVMLYSAGMLGGPPVMGVGMDALGPRGFFLSIAALLIVYVVIVGLARANASKAHS, encoded by the coding sequence GTGCTCAACCGGCCTGAACGCCCTGACAAGGGCGGCGGCGTAGCCTCCGCCCAGGGTCCCTTTGGCGCCATCGCCTGCGCGATCGCAACCGTCTCGATCGTCGGCGTCGGCCTCTCGCTGACGATGACGCTGATCGCCGTCCGCCTCGGCGAGCAGGGGTATTCCGCGCGCGCGATCGGATTCAATACGGCGGTCGCCGGCTTTGCGACTTTGATCAGCGCGGGATTCATTCCAGATCTCGCGCGGCGCATCGGCCTTCAGCGATTGCTCTTCGCCGCCCTGCTCCTTTGCGCGCTATGCCTCGCGGCCATGGCGGCCACGGATAATTACTGGGCCTGGCTTGCCCTGCGGGGAATATTCGGCGTCGGCCTCACCGTCCTTTTCGTTCTGAGCGAATATTGGATCAACGCCATCGCCCCGCCGCATCGGCGCGGCTCGGTCCTTGGATTTTACGCCGCGAGCGTCGCGCTCGGCTTTGCCGCCGGCCCTCTCATCCTCGCCGCCGTCGGGACGGCCGGGCCGGCCGCGTTCATTGTCGCGATCGGGCTTTTCACGGCGGCCGCTTTCCCGATCATTCTGGGCAGCGCGGCGGCCCCGGAGCTTACAAGGCAATCCTCTCTGCCGATCCTCAGCTTCCTGCTCGTCGCCCCGGTGGCCACCCTCGCCGGCCTCCTGCACGGCGCCATCGAGACGTCGAGCATGGGATTGCTTCCCGTTTACGCGCTGCGCTCCGGCCTCAGCCCCGAGACCGGCGCCTCATTCGTCACCCTGTTCGCGCTCGGCAGCGTCGCCTTCCAGTTTCCTGTCGGCTATTTGGCGGACCTCATGGAACGTGGAAGGCTGCTGGTCCTCATTGCGCTCATCAGCGTTCTGGGGGCTGTTGTTCTGGCGTTTTCGCCACCCGGGAGTTCGACCGGATTTGGCGCTCTGCTGCTCGTCTGGGGCGGCGTCGTCGGCAGTTTTTACGCCGTCGCGCTCGGCTATCTCGGCTCGCGTTACAAGGGCTCGGAGCTCGCCAGCGCCAACGCGGCCTTCGTTATGCTGTACTCCGCGGGAATGCTGGGCGGACCGCCGGTCATGGGGGTCGGCATGGATGCGCTGGGCCCGCGCGGATTCTTCCTCAGCATAGCCGCGCTGCTCATCGTCTATGTCGTCATCGTTGGGCTGGCGCGCGCCAACGCCTCGAAAGCGCATTCTTGA